The proteins below come from a single Caulobacter segnis ATCC 21756 genomic window:
- a CDS encoding glycerophosphodiester phosphodiesterase: MRTRERPSTDTFGEAWERLFDPPAAHRGLWSPDGAPENSLAAFQAACAHGYAIELDVQLTADGEAVVFHDDRLERMTGREGRMRDHTAADLGAMTLKGTDETIPTLADALTMIGHRAMVFIELKTPFGEVGPLEKRVTDVLVDHNGPTAVIGFNPYSHAWFADHHPQILRGLNSYGWNDDNARKLAPEMRKSLAALEQIELARPDFLSLGLDMLPSPRADLYRAKGMPVIAWTVRSPDQWEGVQDHCDNLIFEGFHA; the protein is encoded by the coding sequence ATGCGCACGCGCGAACGCCCCTCGACCGACACCTTCGGCGAGGCGTGGGAGCGCCTGTTTGATCCGCCCGCCGCCCATCGTGGCCTCTGGAGCCCCGACGGCGCGCCGGAGAACTCCCTGGCCGCCTTCCAGGCCGCCTGCGCCCACGGCTACGCCATCGAGCTTGATGTCCAGCTGACCGCCGACGGCGAGGCGGTGGTCTTTCATGATGACCGCCTGGAGCGGATGACGGGGCGGGAAGGGCGCATGCGCGACCATACCGCCGCCGACCTCGGGGCCATGACCCTGAAGGGCACGGACGAGACCATCCCCACCCTGGCCGACGCCCTGACGATGATCGGCCATCGCGCCATGGTCTTCATCGAACTGAAGACCCCCTTCGGCGAGGTCGGGCCGCTGGAAAAGCGCGTGACCGACGTGTTGGTCGACCATAACGGTCCGACCGCCGTGATCGGTTTCAATCCCTACTCGCACGCCTGGTTCGCGGACCACCATCCGCAGATCCTGCGCGGTCTGAACTCCTACGGCTGGAACGACGACAACGCCCGCAAGCTGGCGCCGGAGATGCGCAAGTCGCTGGCGGCGCTGGAGCAGATCGAGCTGGCGCGGCCCGATTTCCTGTCCCTGGGTCTCGACATGTTGCCCAGCCCGCGCGCCGACCTATATCGCGCCAAGGGTATGCCGGTGATCGCCTGGACGGTCCGCAGCCCCGACCAGTGGGAAGGCGTGCAGGACCATTGCGACAACCTGATCTTCGAGGGCTTCCACGCGTGA
- a CDS encoding RidA family protein codes for MRMSKVEERLKAMGVELPQPVAPVANYVPFVRSGDLVHISGQISLDAAGGIKGTVGVDVDLETAQKAARICGINLLAQMKAACDGDLDRVVRVVKLGGFVQAGPDFIDIPKVVNGCSDLMVEALGDAGRHARSAVGVYKLPLGFAVEVDAVVEIA; via the coding sequence GTGCGGATGTCGAAGGTTGAAGAGCGTTTGAAGGCGATGGGCGTGGAGCTACCCCAGCCGGTGGCGCCGGTGGCCAACTACGTGCCCTTCGTCCGCTCGGGCGATCTCGTCCACATCTCCGGCCAGATCTCGCTCGACGCCGCCGGGGGCATCAAGGGCACGGTTGGTGTCGATGTCGACCTGGAGACCGCCCAGAAGGCCGCGCGCATCTGCGGGATCAACCTTTTGGCCCAGATGAAGGCGGCTTGTGACGGCGACCTGGACCGTGTCGTACGGGTGGTGAAGCTGGGCGGTTTCGTCCAGGCCGGGCCTGATTTCATCGACATCCCCAAGGTCGTCAACGGCTGCTCGGACCTGATGGTCGAAGCGCTGGGCGACGCTGGCCGCCACGCCCGCTCCGCGGTGGGCGTCTACAAGCTTCCCCTCGGTTTCGCGGTCGAGGTCGACGCGGTGGTGGAGATCGCCTGA
- a CDS encoding phasin family protein → MAAAETVKNTVEQFTSASNQAFKDGVEKSLAALAEANTHSKKNLEAVVASVTAATKGAEALGAETFAYSKKLAEDQVAAAKSLAAAKSVQEAVELQTAWAKSALEAYIAQVSKASEIVSASIKDSVKPLNERVSAAVEKFQAAR, encoded by the coding sequence ATGGCCGCCGCCGAAACCGTCAAGAACACCGTCGAACAGTTCACGTCCGCGTCGAACCAAGCCTTCAAGGATGGTGTCGAGAAGTCGCTGGCCGCGCTGGCCGAAGCCAACACCCACTCGAAGAAGAACCTCGAAGCCGTCGTCGCCTCGGTGACGGCCGCCACCAAGGGCGCCGAAGCCCTGGGCGCCGAGACCTTCGCCTATTCGAAGAAGCTGGCTGAAGACCAGGTCGCCGCCGCCAAGTCGCTGGCCGCCGCCAAGAGCGTGCAGGAAGCCGTCGAACTGCAAACCGCCTGGGCCAAGTCGGCGCTTGAAGCCTACATCGCCCAGGTCAGCAAGGCCTCGGAGATCGTCTCGGCCTCGATCAAAGACTCGGTGAAGCCGCTGAACGAACGCGTCAGCGCCGCCGTCGAGAAGTTCCAAGCCGCTCGCTAA